The nucleotide sequence GAGCTTTTGCCGATCCGTACGCCACAACCCCGTTTCATTGTGCACGATACGATTGGTCAGATTACGCAGACTGTCTGCCAACCGCTCGCATTCGGCCTCAGTAAATCCTTCGTTCTGCAAGGCTTGCAAACGTTGTGGCAAGTCCAATGTGTAGCAGGAGAAAACGATTTCAAACTCGATCTTGTCATGCAGGTTCGGCGCAGCCAGCAAGCGCTCAATGTAATAATTGACCAGCTTGTCAGCTAGCGCCCCTTCTATATCACGGGGGATGAACGAGTTGAAGCTGACGCGCACATCGATATACGGCAAGCCATGGAAGTGCAGCATTAACGGGAAACTGCGAAGGTTGCGATAACCGTAATTATTGCGCTGGTAGGCCCAAATCATATCGGTGACCAGCTCGCGATACAGCGACAATGCCAATGGCCGAGGGCGCACACCAATAATCTCTGCCGGGTTCCAATCCGGCATCACGCCGAACACCGTTCGCTCGCCATGCAAAAAAGGTTGCGGCCGAATTCCCTGGGCGATGCGCTCATGAATCAAACGAACCAGCTTGGCGTGGCTTTGCGTATCTGTCGGCTCGCCAGTCAGCACCAAGGGGCGAACCTGGAGCAGGAACAACCGCCCCTGCTTATCCATGGCAAATTCGATGTCGATGGCCTGTCGACCAAACAGGTTCTGCAACTCTCGCAACACGTCCACCACCGGTGCCAGATCCAACGGAACCTGGGTCGCGGAGTGGTGGGCGTAAAAGGTTTTGAGCTCGTTGGAGCGCCCCGACGTTACGCTGTCTGTTAGGCCGCTACTTTCATCATAATTAATCACGAAATAAGGGGCCAAGGTGGCTGGGTCAAGCCCAAAGCCAACGCCCGCAAGGCTCACATCCGTGACCATCGGCTGCACGAAAAACTGATCATCCGGCCATGCGGCCTGACCGCCCATGGAGTCAAGCACGCGTTCGACGGCGGCCTCGACCTCATCGTGGGTGACATTCAGATAGGACTCGTACTCACCCGCTGCCGAGGCCTGCTCACCGTCCTCACGAGCGCTGCTACTGCGCACGGCCATGTAGGGCCAATCCGCCTCATGTAAACGCGTCAAGCAAGCTCCGGCATTCAGTCGCCAGTCAGCTACAGTAAACAACACTTGGGGCAATACAATAGCGCCCTGCAAACGGCCAGCCAGCAGTGCGAGCGTTCCCGCTTTGGTGGAAAAAGCCAGTGCCTGATCGGTCATGTTTTTCGTCGATTCCTTCAAAATTGAACATGCCGCACTGCCCCACTGCTAGAGCAATAAAACTACCTATTAACGCAACTGATTAAACAAATTCAGCCCAGCAATCTTCACATAGCTCTGCTGCGCTGCCTCAAGGACGATAGTTTGAAATGACAGGCGCGAGAGTGCTTCTGCGTAGTCTAATTCGCGCAGGTCAGCTTGGACGGCTTTGTTGATCAGGGTGACATCTTCGTTATCGATTTCAGTCGTCTCGATCAAGTTGAGCCGTGCGCCGATCTCCGTTTGCACTTCAAGCACCTTGCCCAACCCGTTGTCTAGGTTGGTCAGCGCAATCGCGACCTCATTACGAACCCCCAGGTTGCCCGCAGGTGAGGTCGGGGAAGACTCCAGCGCCTGACGTAGACGGCTGATGGTGTTTAGGATGCTGATCTGCTCTTTGAATTGCGGCTGCACGCCGAATTCATCGCCACCGGCGGCAGCGGCAGGCGCAGACAAAGTGAAGTTGGCGCCATACACGCTAAAGGTTGCGGGATATGGACCACCAACAGAACCCGTGCTAAGAACTGGGCTACCCGGCCCTACCGGCTGGGAATAGACCTCGTAATTGCTGGCATCAGTGAACCGCAGCACC is from Pseudomonas sp. TMP9 and encodes:
- a CDS encoding PEP/pyruvate-binding domain-containing protein; amino-acid sequence: MTDQALAFSTKAGTLALLAGRLQGAIVLPQVLFTVADWRLNAGACLTRLHEADWPYMAVRSSSAREDGEQASAAGEYESYLNVTHDEVEAAVERVLDSMGGQAAWPDDQFFVQPMVTDVSLAGVGFGLDPATLAPYFVINYDESSGLTDSVTSGRSNELKTFYAHHSATQVPLDLAPVVDVLRELQNLFGRQAIDIEFAMDKQGRLFLLQVRPLVLTGEPTDTQSHAKLVRLIHERIAQGIRPQPFLHGERTVFGVMPDWNPAEIIGVRPRPLALSLYRELVTDMIWAYQRNNYGYRNLRSFPLMLHFHGLPYIDVRVSFNSFIPRDIEGALADKLVNYYIERLLAAPNLHDKIEFEIVFSCYTLDLPQRLQALQNEGFTEAECERLADSLRNLTNRIVHNETGLWRTDRQKLDVLLARRDEILGADTDPVTRIYWLLEDCRRYGTLPFAGLARAGFIAVQLLRSLVTVGVLNQVEYDAFLSGLSTVSGQMTQDFEQLNRTTFLARYGHLRPGTYDILSPRYDEAPDLYFDWQRMAVEPRPDEARFALSLAQMREISRLLSEHGLSHDVVGLFDFLQAGIELREYAKFVFTRNLSDALTLFRELGQDLGFSADDMSYANIQVIKELHAASADPKELIAASIEEGRRRYAETCQIVLPPLITRAEDALCFHMPQTEPNFITQRQVTAAVVDYLQRDRLQGAIVVIPSADPGFDWIFSHRIAGFITAYGGANSHMAIRANELGLPAVIGAGEVLYRKWAAAQVLSIDCANRRVEVLR